A genomic stretch from Tribolium castaneum strain GA2 chromosome 6, icTriCast1.1, whole genome shotgun sequence includes:
- the LOC660436 gene encoding cytidine deaminase gives MSSSDPTSANVVKFASLDSETQALLRQATASRLFAYCPYSKFQVGAAVATTTGAIFGGCNIENSAYTVGICAERTALAKAISEGFQSFKAVAVIGNQENVYTTPCGACRQFMSEYGNMKIFISKSDLEHVFVTDLGQLLPHQFQSPTINQ, from the exons ATGTCATCAAGTGACCCCACCAGTGCCAACGTCGTAAAATTCGCTTCTTTGG ATTCTGAAACGCAGGCTCTCTTAAGACAAGCCACCGCCAGTCGTCTTTTTGCGTACTGTCCCTACTCCAAGTTTCAAGTGGGGGCTGCAGTTGCCACCACCACGGGGGCTATTTTCGGGGGATGTAATATTGAAAATTCGGCCTACACTGTGGGGATTTGTGCCGAACGGACGGCTCTAGCCAAGGCCATTAGTGAAGGGTTCCAAAGTTTCAAAGCTGTGGCTGTGATAGGCAACCAAGAAAACGTCTACACCACCCCATGTGGCGCCTGCAGGCAGTTCATGAGCGAATACGGCaacatgaaaatttttatttcgaagTCGGACCTGGAGCACGTTTTTGTGACCGATTTGGGGCAACTCTTGCCCCACCAGTTCCAGTCACCAACaattaatcaataa
- the mTor gene encoding serine/threonine-protein kinase mTOR, with protein sequence MSTLAMQQFVAGLKSRNPDVRQKTARELSLYVKSELREATPDEITNFLDEFNHHIFEMVSSNDPNEKKGGILAIVCLIGVDFGNMTTRISRFANYLRNLLPSSDVSVMESVAKTMGRLALVSGSKASEYVEFEVKRAFEWLSGDRIEGKRQAAVLVLKELALTMPTYFYQHVSQFFDLIFFAIQDPKPAIRESAVEALRAALVVTAQRETAKQNQKPQWYKQCYDESVKMLSVERGERMKEERVHGFLLILNELVRCSNAEWERKCKSLLERTDTKQPVETSFNFTKSRFVFSVSRRIPQYQAVSLAPSQIAIIESQSCRGLVSEKFDYICLDVLAQRLSRSSHIQQSFLTILPRLAAFDRENYVKQHLSPVMNHIFNILKSREKERAKAFVTIGLIAIAVESDIEPYIERIMEIIRMYLPRADILGRKRSPIDSSIFNCVTFLAHALKNHSKMDIPNLLEPMLATGLTASLTICFRELSRKVPEHKERISLGLLKMLSYILLNKPLVHPGMPRHLTGTVMSLAIPEVNDVQIIVLALKTLGTFDFEGQRLLPFVHRCANHFLIHDNNEIRLEAVRTTCRLLRHAIHSTAKNSSDTVTKTVAAVLHRLLSVGLTDTDPNVRYGVLISLDRTFDNHLAQAESLSALFLALQDEMFEIREVALFTIGRLSAMNPAYVMPSLRKTLVQFLSELEHSGSGRNKEQGARMLDHLVVSAPRMIRPYMEPILKVLVPKLRDPEPNPGVVLSVLLTIGDLAEVSSGGTELQEWMQELMGILLEMLGDASAPEKRGAALCTLGQLVGVTGHVIQPYTEYPILLDVLLNFLKTEQQSYIRRETIRVLGLLGALDPYKHKINRGEIDYYPEAPVLIPMTDKGEDLNADLTSSEMLVNMSSSTLEEYYLAIAIATLMRIIKDPTLAQHHTMVVQAVTFIFKSLGIKCVPYISQVLPSLLHVVRTADVNFKEFLFQQLAQLIYIVKQHIRNYLDDICLLIKEFWTPNSTIQGTLILLVEHIAVALGAQFKVYLPKMLPHILRVLNHDTSKERLYTIKLLEALHNFGNNLDEYMHLILPPIVRLFDAQECPIVVSKKALETIDQLAEIIDFSDFISRIVHPLVRTIDNCPELRPTAMETLCSLMQQLGRKFSIFVPLVQKVMTKHKIQHSKFDTLVSKIQYETTLAEDVDFPMPRSKTTGKNRDPAMPADSGMIQRLKVSESNLQQAWTPVRRVSKDDWLEWLRRLSIELLKQSPIPALRSCLTLAQTYSQLPRDLFNAAFVSCWSELSENMQNELISCLEQALTVPDVPEITQTILNLAEFMEHCDKGPLPLDSHILGHHAMHCRAYAKALHYKEEEFQRGASSQVVEALISINNKLQQKEAAEGLLQYVMQREMQVQVRWYEKLHNWEKALRLYTEKLEGDEADQEACLGKMRCLEALGEWGELHQVVEKSFSLLNDDSKQKASRLAAAASFGLHDYRSMETYVNVIPRDTQEGAFYRAILAIHKEDYEVAQRFIDSARDLLDNELTAMAGESYQRAYGAMVMVQMLSELEEVMQYRLVPERRPTLKAMWWQRLQSGQKLVEDWQRIIQVHSLVLTPQEDKRTWVKYASLCRKSGSLMLSQKTLVMLLGYDPSERPDAPLPKNQPHITLAYAKHLWVAQEKQKAFQKLSQFVADYSQNEPNDDVTVEEKKRLLARCYLKLGAWHEALEGINETSIPFILKCYKQATEHDPQWYKAWHAWAYMNFETVLYYTRQEDKTHYTVLAVQGFFKSINLSKGSSLQDTLRLLTLWFDYGDWPEVYDAIVEGIRLVEKNTWLQVIPQLIARIDTTALVSKLINHLLVDIGKTHPQALVYPLTVATKSNSIRRRNAANSILKSMSEHSPTLVSQAMMASEELIRVAILWHEIWHEGLEEASRLYFGERNVKGMLRILEPLHAMMERGPQTLKETSFNQTYGRDLNEAQDWCQRYKLSSNIRDLNQAWDLYYHVFRRISRQLPQLTSLELQYVSPNLLVCQDLELAVPGSYCPGQPIVRIANFNRSLEVITSKQRPRKLVIRGSNGKDYMFLLKGHEDLRQDERVMQLFGLVNTLLMKDPDTFRRNLTIQRYAVIPLSTNSGLIGWLPHCDTLHTLIRDYRDKKKILLNIEHRIMLRMAPDYDHLTVMQKMEVFEHALEHTHGDDLARLLWLKSPSSEVWFDRRTNYTRSLAVMSMVGYILGLGDRHPSNLMLDRLSGKILHIDFGDCFEVAMTREKFPEKIPFRLTRMLINAMEVTGIEGTYRRTCESVMSMLHRNKDSLMAVLEAFVYDPLLNWRLMDIEVRNLPMNSDSMSTSCSQKQGSSESLNVPKREMIMEDNEPQHEVNARAVIIINRVRDKLTGNDFATEEPLTIPKQVDLLIQQATSNENLSQCYIGWCPFW encoded by the exons ATGTCCACTTTGGCCATGCAACAATTCGTTGCGGGGTTGAAATCCCGCAACCCCGACGTTCGTCAAAAAACCGCACGAGAATTAAGCTTGTACGTAAAAAGCGAGCTTCGCGAAGCCACCCCCGACGAAATAACAAACTTCCTTGACGAATTCAACCACCACATCTTCGAAATGGTCTCGAGCAACGACCCCAACGAGAAAAAAGGCGGAATTTTGGCGATTG TATGTTTGATTGGAGTCGATTTCGGGAACATGACCACACGTATATCACGCTTCGCCAATTATTTACGCAACTTGTTGCCCTCGAGCGACGTGAGCGTCATGGAGTCGGTGGCGAAGACAATGGGGCGCTTGGCGCTGGTCTCAGGCTCAAAAGCCTCCGAATACGTCGAGTTTGAAGTTAAGAGGGCCTTTGAGTGGCTCAGTGGCGACCGGATTGAA GGGAAGCGACAAGCTGCCGTTTTAGTCTTGAAAGAGTTGGCATTAACTATGCCGACGTATTTCTACCAACATGTGTCGCAATTTTTCGATCTGATTTTTTTCGCGATACAGGACCCCAAACCTGCCATTAGGGAGAGCGCTGTGGAGGCTTTGAGGGCCGCTTTGGTCGTCACAGCGCAACGAGAAACGGCCAAACAGAACCAAAAGCCACAATG GTACAAACAGTGTTACGACGAATCCGTGAAAATGCTCTCGGTGGAAAGAGGCGAACGCATGAAAGAGGAGCGCGTCCACGGCTTTCTCCTCATTCTCAACGAACTGGTGCGTTGCTCAAATGCCGAATGGGAACGCAAATGCAAAAGTTTGCTCGAACGCACCGACACCAAACAACCAGTCGAGACTAGCTTCAATTTTACTAAATCTCGCTTCGTCTTTTCGGTCTCTCGACGCATCCCCCAATACCAAGCTGTGTCTTTGGCACCCTCTCAAATTGCAATCATAGAATCCCAAAGTTGCCGAGGCCTCGTTTCCGAGAAATTCGACTACATTTGTTTAGACGTCCTGGCTCAGAGACTCTCCCGTTCGTCCCACATCCAACAAAGTTTTCTCACGATTTTACCCCGATTGGCTGCTTTTGACCGCGAAAACTACGTCAAGCAGCACTTAAGCCCCGTCATGAACCACATCTTCAACATTTTGAAGAGTCGGGAAAAGGAGAGAGCTAAGGCTTTTGTGACTATTGGCTTAATTGCGATCGCTGTCGAGAGCGACATTGAGCCGTACATTGAACGTATTATGGAAATAATTCGCATGTATTTGCCCCGAGCCGATATTTTGGGGCGCAAGCGGAGCCCCATCGACTCCTCAATTTTCAACTGTGTCACTTTCCTAGCCCACGCCCTCAAAAACCACTCAAAAATGGACATCCCGAACCTCCTGGAACCAATGCTAGCAACGGGATTAACCGCATCCCTCACGATATGTTTCCGGGAATTATCCCGAAAAGTCCCGGAACATAAAGAACGAATCAGTCTCGGGTTATTAAAAATGCTGAGTTATATTCTCCTGAATAAACCACTAGTTCATCCCGGGATGCCCCGCCACTTGACCGGAACCGTAATGAGTCTTGCAATACCAGAAGTCAACGATGTGCAAATCATAGTTTTGGCCCTCAAAACACTCGGAACGTTTGACTTTGAGGGCCAGAGACTCCTCCCTTTTGTCCACCGCTGCGCCAATCATTTCCTCATCCATGACAATAACGAAATCCGATTGGAGGCTGTCAGAACCACGTGTCGGCTCCTCCGACATGCTATTCACTCCACAGCGAAAAACTCGTCGGATACGGTCACCAAAACCGTAGCTGCTGTTTTACATCGTTTGTTAAGTGTTGGTTTGACCGATACCGACCCAAATGTCCGGTACGGAGTCTTGATTTCGCTCGATCGTACGTTTGATAATCATTTAGCACAAGCTGAGTCGCTCAGTGCGCTGTTTCTGGCGTTGCAAGacgaaatgtttgaaatacgcGAAGTTGCACTGTTTACAATCGGGCGCTTGAGTGCGATGAATCCGGCATATGTCATGCCCTCGTTGAGGAAAACTTTAGTGCAGTTTTTATCCGAATTGGAACATTCGGGCAGTGGGAGGAATAAGGAACAAGGGGCGAGGATGTTAGATCATTTGGTTGTGAGCGCCCCGAGGATGATAAGGCCCTACATGGAGCCCATTTTGAAG GTCCTGGTGCCCAAACTGCGCGACCCCGAGCCAAACCCCGGCGTCGTCCTTTCCGTCCTGCTCACAATTGGCGATTTGGCCGAGGTGAGCAGCGGAGGCACCGAACTGCAAGAATGGATGCAAGAACTGATGGGTATTTTACTCGAAATGTTGGGCGACGCTTCCGCCCCCGAAAAACGGGGCGCCGCCTTATGCACCTTGGGCCAGTTGGTTGGAGTGACCGGTCACGTAATCCAACCCTACACCGAATATCCAATACTGCTCGACGTCCTCCTCAATTTCCTCAAAACCGAACAACAGTCCTACATTCGGCGAGAAACAATCCGCGTTTTGGGGCTGTTGGGGGCTTTGGATCCGtacaaacataaaataaatcggGGGGAGATTGATTATTATCCCGAAGCGCCCGTTTTGATACCGATGACGGATAAAGGGGAGGATTTGAACGCGGATTTGACGTCGAGCGAAATGCTGGTTAATATGAGTTCGAGCACTTTGGAGGAGTACTATTTGGCGATAGCTATAGCCACTTTGATGCGGATTATTAAGGATCCGACGCTGGCACAACACCATACAATGGTGGTGCAAGCAGTtactttcatttttaaaagtttgggGATTAAGTGTGTGCCGTATATATCGCAAGTTTTGCCCAGTCTTTTGCACGTAGTACGGACAG CCGACGTTAACTTTAAGGAATTCCTCTTCCAACAGTTGGCACAACTAATCTACATCGTCAAGCAACACATTCGTAACTACTTGGACGACATTTGCCTACTAATCAAAGAATTTTGGACCCCGAACAGTACGATTCAAGGGACTTTGATCCTTTTAGTTGAACACATCGCAGTGGCGTTGGGGGCGCAATTTAAGGTTTATTTACCGAAAATGTTGCCCCATATCTTACGCGTGTTGAACCACGACACGTCCAAGGAACGACTCTACACTATCAAATTATTGGAAGCGTTACACAATTTCGGTAACAATTTGGACGAATATATGCACTTGATTTTGCCCCCCATTGTCCGGTTATTCGACGCTCAGGAGTGTCCAATAGTCGTGTCGAAAAAAGCCCTCGAGACTATCGACCAACTGGCCGAAATTATTGACTTTTCGGACTTTATCTCACGCATTGTGCACCCCTTGGTTCGAACGATTGACAACTGTCCCGAATTGAGACCCACAGCCATGGAAACTTTATGTTCACTCATGCAACAATTGGGGCGAAAATTCTCAATTTTCGTACCTCTCGTACAGAAAGTGATGACCAAACATAAGATACAACACAGTAAATTCGATACTTTAGTTTCGAAAATCCAATACGAGACAACACTGGCCGAAGACGTTGATTTCCCAATGCCGAGATCCAAAACAACCGGGAAAAATCGAGACCCAGCGATGCCTGCCGATAGTGGAATGATTCAAAGACTCAAAGTTTCGGAATCCAACCTACAACAGGCCTGGACCCCTGTCCGAAGAGTCTCGAAAGACGATTGGTTGGAATGGCTAAGACGCCTCAGTATCGAACTATTAAAACAGTCACCAATTCCAGCATTACGTTCGTGCCTTACTTTGGCACAGACGTATTCGCAACTGCCACGTGATTTATTCAACGCAGCGTTCGTAAGTTGTTGGTCCGAATTGAGCGAAAACATGCAGAATGAACTGATCAGTTGTCTCGAGCAAGCTTTGACTGTGCCGGACGTTCCGGAAATAACTCAAACTATTTTGAATTTGGCCGAATTTATGGAACATTGCGACAAGGGGCCTTTGCCCCTCGATAGCCACATTCTGGGGCACCATGCGATGCATTGCCGGGCGTACGCCAAAGCCTTGCATTATAAGGAAGAGGAGTTTCAAAGGGGGGCGAGCAGCCAGGTTGTCGAAGCACTCATTTCGATCAATAATAAGTTGCAACAAAAGGAGGCGGCTGAAGGGTTGTTACAATACGTCATGCAGAGGGAAATGCAAGTGCAGGTCAGGTGGTACGAGAAGTTGCACAATTGGGAGAAGGCCCTGAGGTTGTATACTGAGAAACTGGAAGGGGACGAGGCGGACCAAGAGGCTTGTTTGGGCAAAATGAG ATGTCTCGAAGCGTTGGGCGAATGGGGCGAACTGCACCAAGTCGTCGAGAAAAGTTTCAGTTTACTAAATGACGACAGCAAACAAAAGGCGAGTCGGCTAGCGGCTGCGGCCTCCTTCGGTTTGCACGATTACAGGTCAATGGAAACTTACGTTAATGTAATTCCAAGGGATACGCAAGAGGGTGCGTTCTACCGTGCAATTTTGGCAATACATAAAGAGGATTACGAAGTG GCCCAAAGATTCATCGATTCAGCTCGCGATTTACTCGATAATGAATTAACTGCGATGGCTGGTGAGTCCTACCAAAGGGCCTACGGGGCCATGGTCATGGTACAAATGTTATCCGAGTTGGAAGAAGTAATGCAGTATCGGTTAGTGCCAGAACGGAGGCCCACTTTAAAAGCCATGTGGTGGCAAAGGCTCCAATCGGGCCAAAAACTAGTCGAAGATTGGCAAAGAATCATCCAAGTCCATTCCTTGGTCTTGACCCCACAAGAAGACAAACGAACGTGGGTGAAATACGCGTCATTGTGTCGCAAGAGCGGTTCATTA ATGCTATCGCAAAAAACCCTAGTCATGTTACTCGGTTACGACCCAAGCGAACGTCCCGACGCCCCCTTGCCCAAAAACCAGCCTCACATCACACTAGCCTACGCCAAACATTTATGGGTGGCAcaggaaaaacaaaaagcgtTCCAAAAACTATCACAATTCGTCGCTGACTATTCGCAAAACGAGCCAAACGACGACGTGACAGTTGAAGAGAAAAAAAGACTCCTGGCTAGGTGTTACCTCAAACTGGGGGCCTGGCATGAGGCACTTGAAGGCATCAACGAAACCTCCATACCTTTCATTTTGAAGTGTTACAAACAAGCGACTGAACACGACCCTCAATGGTACAAGGCATGGCACGCTTGGGCCTATATGAATTTCGAAACGGTCTTGTATTACACGAGACAGGAGGACAAGACGCACTATACAGTCTTAGCCGTTCAGGGATTTTTCAA ATCGATTAATTTATCTAAAGGAAGTTCATTGCAAGACACTTTACGTTTATTAACACTGTGGTTCGATTACGGCGATTGGCCCGAAGTTTACGATGCCATAGTCGAAGGCATTCGTTTAGTCGAGAAAAACACGTGGCTTCAAGTAATTCCGCAATTAATCGCGCGAATTGACACAACGGCGTTAGTATCGAAATTAATCAATCATCTATTGGTTGATATTGGAAAAACGCATCCACAAGCCCTAGTCTATCCGTTAACCGTCGCAACAAAAAGTAATTCAATCAGACGTAGAAATGCAGCTAATAGTATTTTAAAATCGATGAGTGAACATTCCCCTACGTTGGTAAGTCAGGCCATGATGGCCTCAGAAGAATTGATCCGAGTGGCAATTTTGTGGCACGAAATCTGGCACGAGGGACTAGAAGAAGCCTCAAGATTGTATTTCGGCGAACGTAACGTTAAAGGAATGTTGCGAATTCTCGAACCGTTGCATGCGATGATGGAAAGGGGGCCCCAGACGTTGAAAGAGACGAGTTTTAATCAGACGTACGGCAGGGATCTGAACGAGGCGCAAGACTGGTGCCAAAGATACAAG CTTTCGAGCAACATTAGAGACCTGAACCAGGCGTGGGACCTCTACTACCACGTTTTCCGCCGCATTTCGCGTCAATTACCGCAACTCACCTCCCTCGAATTACAATACGTATCGCCAAATTTGCTAGTTTGTCAAGACTTAGAGTTGGCAGTGCCTGGTAGCTACTGTCCAGGACAGCCAATCGTACGCATTGCCAATTTTAACCGATCTCTCGAAGTAATTACCTCAAAACAGCGGCCCCGAAAACTAGTAATTCGTGGAAGCAACGGCAAAGACTACATGTTTTTACTTAAAGGTCACGAGGATCTGAGACAAGACGAGCGTGTTATGCAACTGTTCGGTTTAGTTAATACTTTACTAATGAAAGACCCGGATACGTTCAGGCGGAATTTGACGATACAGCGGTATGCGGTGATTCCCCTGAGTACGAATTCGGGTCTGATTGGGTGGTTACCGCACTGTGATACGCTGCACACTTTAATACGGGATTATAGAGACAAGAAGAagattttgttgaatattgaGCATAGGATTATGTTACGGATGGCGCCGGATTATGATCATTTAACCGTGATGCAGAAAATGgaagtttttgagcacgcacTTGAGCACACACATGGTGACGATTTAGCGCGGTTGTTGTGGCTGAAAAGCCCCTCGTCTGAGGTTTGGTTTGACCGGAGAACGAACTACACGCGGTCTTTAGCTGTGATGTCAATGGTTGGGTATATTTTGGGGTTGGGGGATCGCCACCCCTCCAATTTAATGTTGGACAGACTGAGCGGCAAAATCCTGCATATAGATTTCGGCGATTGCTTCGAAGTGGCAATGACTAGGGAAAAATTCCCGGAAAAGATCCCCTTCCGTTTGACTAGGATGCTAATAAACGCCATGGAAGTGACAGGGATTGAAGGCACGTACAGACGGACTTGTGAGTCGGTCATGTCCATGTTACACCGAAATAAAGACAGTCTGATGGCGGTGCTTGAAGCCTTTGTTTATGACCCCCTGCTTAATTGGCGATTGATGGATATTGAGGTGCGGAACTTGCCGATGAACAGCGATTCAATGTCGACGAGTTGTTCCCAAAAACAGGGCTCATCCGAATCGCTCAATGTTCCGAAACGCGAGATGATAATGGAAGATAACGAACCGCAACACGAAGTTAATGCCAGGGCGGTTATTATCATCAATCGAGTTAGAGATAAACTGACCGGGAACGATTTCGCTACGGAGGAACCTTTGACTATTCCTAAGCAAGTCGATCTGTTAATACAACAAGCGACAAGTAACGAGAACTTGTCACAGTGTTACATAGGCTGGTGCCCCTTTTGGTAA
- the RpL37A gene encoding large ribosomal subunit protein eL43, translated as MAKRTKKVGIVGKYGTRYGASLRKMVKKMEITQHSKYSCSFCGKDAMKRSCVGIWSCKRCKRVVAGGAWVYSTTAASSLRSAVRRLREVKEQ; from the exons ATG GCCAAGCGTACGAAGAAGGTCGGAATTGTCGGAAAATACGGAACCCGTTATGGGGCCTCCCTCCGTAAAATggtcaaaaaaatggaaattactCAACACAGCAAGTATTCCTGCAGTTTTTGTGGCAAG GATGCCATGAAAAGGAGTTGTGTAGGGATTTGGTCCTGCAAAAGGTGCAAACGTGTGGTAGCAGGAGGCGCTTGGGTCTATTCTACCACAGCAGCATCGTCTCTCCGATCAGCCGTTCGTCGTCTCAGAGAAGTTAAGgaacagtaa